Proteins from a genomic interval of Lysobacter stagni:
- a CDS encoding alpha/beta hydrolase family protein, translated as MSTHELGIEVEADVRVSALLQVPAQARACYALAHGAGAGMAHPFMAAVAQGLNERGIASLRFNFPYMERGSRRPDVPRLAHATVRAAVAEASRRLPGLALFAGGKSFGGRMTSQAQALSPLPGVRGLVFLGFPLHPAGKPSDERAAHLPDITVPMLFLQGTRDELAQLDLLQPLPERLGSRATLQLFEHADHSFHVPARSGRTDSQVMDEMLECMASWIDALLKD; from the coding sequence ATGTCGACGCATGAGCTTGGCATCGAAGTCGAAGCGGATGTGCGTGTGTCGGCGCTGCTGCAGGTGCCTGCGCAAGCGCGGGCCTGCTACGCGCTTGCGCATGGCGCAGGTGCGGGAATGGCGCACCCGTTCATGGCCGCTGTGGCCCAGGGCCTCAATGAACGTGGGATCGCCAGCCTGCGGTTCAATTTCCCCTACATGGAACGTGGATCACGACGTCCTGACGTTCCGCGGCTGGCGCACGCGACAGTGCGTGCGGCGGTCGCGGAGGCCAGCCGACGGCTGCCGGGGCTTGCGTTGTTTGCCGGCGGCAAGTCGTTCGGCGGCCGCATGACCTCGCAGGCGCAGGCACTGTCGCCGCTGCCGGGCGTGCGTGGTCTGGTGTTCCTCGGGTTCCCGCTGCATCCGGCCGGGAAGCCTTCCGATGAACGCGCCGCACATCTGCCGGATATCACCGTGCCGATGCTGTTCCTGCAGGGAACCCGCGACGAGCTGGCACAACTGGACTTGTTGCAGCCGCTGCCGGAGCGACTGGGCTCGCGAGCCACACTGCAGTTGTTCGAGCATGCCGACCATTCGTTCCACGTGCCGGCACGCTCTGGACGAACCGATTCGCAGGTGATGGACGAGATGCTCGAATGCATGGCTTCCTGGATCGATGCTTTGCTGAAGGATTGA
- a CDS encoding DUF72 domain-containing protein, with protein MTARLRVGASGYSYKEWKGSFYPGTIKPDAMLAWYAQHLPTVEINNTFYQMPKVTTLEHWAQATPDDFSFAIKASRRITHDARLKADAAADSVAYLYRNLETLGDKRGPVLFQFPPFLKKDVPRLVDFLQILPSGHRAAFEFRHDSWFDEAVYDALKAADVALCLSERDDDAPPPLVETASWGYVRLRLESYSETDLALWAKRLLDSSLQNIHVYFMHEPTAPGYAQTLMRLGAQ; from the coding sequence ATGACTGCACGATTGCGAGTAGGTGCCAGTGGCTATTCCTACAAGGAATGGAAGGGCAGCTTCTATCCGGGCACCATCAAGCCCGACGCAATGCTGGCCTGGTACGCACAGCACCTGCCTACGGTGGAGATCAACAACACCTTCTACCAGATGCCGAAGGTGACGACGCTGGAACACTGGGCACAGGCGACCCCGGACGATTTCAGCTTCGCGATCAAGGCCTCGCGACGCATCACGCACGATGCACGCCTGAAGGCCGACGCGGCGGCCGATTCGGTCGCCTACCTGTACCGCAACCTGGAAACGCTGGGCGACAAGCGCGGCCCTGTGCTGTTCCAGTTTCCGCCGTTCCTGAAGAAGGACGTACCAAGATTGGTGGATTTTCTGCAGATTCTCCCATCCGGCCACCGCGCTGCATTCGAGTTTCGCCATGACAGCTGGTTCGATGAAGCCGTCTACGACGCACTGAAGGCCGCCGACGTGGCGTTGTGCCTGTCCGAGCGCGATGACGACGCGCCACCGCCGCTGGTGGAGACCGCCTCCTGGGGCTACGTTCGGCTGCGGCTGGAGTCCTACTCCGAAACCGACCTTGCGCTGTGGGCGAAACGGCTGCTGGACTCTTCATTGCAGAACATCCATGTCTACTTCATGCACGAGCCGACCGCGCCGGGTTACGCGCAGACGCTGATGCGCCTGGGTGCGCAGTAG
- a CDS encoding DUF4136 domain-containing protein, with protein sequence MKRSLLTLVAIAVIGGCATTPAVFTDYDPGVSFGQYRTYQWTQKPQGFSPLMQQRLVAAVDAKLRERGWTQSTNPQVNLVGSVATETRYRMDSFNSGPMWGWGGWGWRGGGCCWGGPGWGWGGGFNTTTTMRSYTHGTLVLDMFDAQTQRPLWRGMAMGTVPESPIAQTTAMQASVDRMFAQFPPAVVAQMP encoded by the coding sequence ATGAAGCGTTCACTTTTGACCCTCGTCGCCATTGCGGTGATCGGGGGCTGCGCCACCACACCCGCCGTGTTCACCGACTACGATCCCGGCGTGAGTTTCGGCCAGTACCGCACCTATCAATGGACGCAGAAGCCGCAGGGTTTCTCGCCGTTGATGCAGCAACGCCTGGTAGCCGCCGTCGACGCGAAGTTGCGCGAACGCGGTTGGACGCAATCCACCAATCCACAGGTCAACCTGGTCGGCAGCGTCGCCACCGAAACCCGCTACCGGATGGACAGCTTCAACAGCGGTCCGATGTGGGGTTGGGGTGGCTGGGGCTGGCGCGGCGGCGGTTGCTGTTGGGGTGGGCCCGGCTGGGGCTGGGGCGGCGGGTTCAACACCACGACCACCATGCGCAGCTACACGCACGGCACGCTGGTACTGGACATGTTCGACGCGCAGACGCAGCGTCCACTCTGGCGCGGCATGGCGATGGGCACCGTACCCGAGTCGCCGATCGCGCAGACGACGGCCATGCAGGCCAGCGTCGACCGCATGTTCGCGCAGTTCCCGCCTGCGGTGGTTGCGCAGATGCCGTGA
- a CDS encoding YciI family protein, translating to MVIPEEDLPAVGDVARAVVREAKAAGVWIFGGGILSQQASIVATDGSVSDGPFPETKAVIGGFSIIEVPTRDEALMWAARFASACRCAQEVREIMYDPES from the coding sequence ATGGTGATTCCCGAGGAGGATCTGCCCGCGGTCGGCGATGTCGCGCGTGCCGTCGTGCGCGAGGCGAAGGCGGCGGGGGTCTGGATCTTCGGCGGTGGCATCCTCAGTCAGCAGGCGAGCATCGTCGCCACCGATGGTTCGGTTTCCGACGGACCATTCCCGGAAACCAAGGCGGTCATCGGCGGCTTCTCGATCATCGAGGTGCCGACCCGGGATGAAGCCCTGATGTGGGCGGCGAGGTTCGCTTCGGCCTGTCGTTGCGCCCAGGAAGTGCGCGAGATCATGTACGACCCCGAATCCTGA
- the adhP gene encoding alcohol dehydrogenase AdhP, whose protein sequence is MDRTMKAAVVRAFGQPLVIEEVPVPRPGPGDVLVKIEACGVCHTDLHAAEGDWPVKPAPPFIPGHEGVGHVVAVGSGVGHLKEGDRVGIPWLHSACGFCEHCLGGWETLCEQQQNTGYSVNGGFAQYALANAGYVGHLPKDIGFVEIAPVLCAGVTVYKGLKVTDTRPGDWVVISGIGGLGHMAVQYAKAMGLNVAAVDVDDDKLELARRLGATVTVNASTTDPAAFLKREIGGAHGALVTAVSPKAFEQALGMLRRRGTVSLVGLPPGSFPLDIFGMVLNGITVRGSIVGTRLDLQESLEFAAQGKVAATVAPDRLENINGIFDRMRKGEIEGRIVLDMAA, encoded by the coding sequence GTGGACAGGACCATGAAGGCGGCGGTGGTGCGTGCGTTCGGACAGCCCCTGGTGATCGAGGAGGTTCCCGTGCCGCGCCCCGGGCCGGGCGACGTGCTGGTGAAGATCGAGGCGTGCGGCGTGTGCCACACCGACCTCCACGCGGCCGAAGGCGATTGGCCCGTGAAGCCCGCGCCGCCTTTCATCCCCGGCCATGAGGGCGTGGGCCATGTGGTCGCGGTCGGCAGCGGCGTCGGCCATCTCAAGGAGGGCGACCGTGTCGGGATTCCCTGGCTGCATTCGGCCTGCGGTTTCTGCGAACACTGCCTGGGTGGCTGGGAGACGCTGTGCGAGCAGCAACAGAACACCGGCTATTCGGTCAACGGCGGTTTTGCCCAGTACGCGCTGGCCAACGCCGGCTATGTCGGCCATCTGCCGAAGGACATTGGTTTCGTCGAGATCGCGCCGGTGCTGTGCGCCGGCGTCACTGTCTACAAGGGGCTGAAAGTGACGGACACCCGCCCCGGCGACTGGGTGGTGATTTCCGGCATTGGCGGCCTCGGCCACATGGCGGTGCAATACGCCAAGGCGATGGGGCTGAACGTGGCCGCGGTGGACGTGGACGACGACAAGCTCGAACTGGCGCGGCGCCTGGGTGCCACCGTCACCGTCAACGCAAGCACCACCGATCCGGCCGCGTTCCTGAAGCGCGAGATCGGCGGCGCGCATGGCGCGCTGGTCACTGCGGTATCGCCTAAGGCCTTCGAGCAGGCGCTGGGAATGTTGCGGCGTCGCGGCACGGTGTCGCTCGTGGGCCTGCCGCCGGGCAGCTTCCCGCTGGACATCTTCGGCATGGTGCTCAACGGCATCACGGTGCGCGGATCGATCGTGGGCACCCGGCTCGACCTGCAGGAATCGCTCGAGTTCGCCGCGCAAGGCAAGGTCGCCGCGACGGTTGCCCCCGACCGACTGGAGAACATCAACGGCATCTTCGATCGCATGCGCAAGGGCGAAATCGAGGGCCGCATCGTTCTCGACATGGCGGCATAG
- a CDS encoding WD40 repeat domain-containing protein, whose amino-acid sequence MAALLLAGAIAALLSCGMTYRNTRSASAGFTQNFVDLNRRMDDSATAVAYDAHLHVLAVGRDSGRLELWDTRKTDSRIARQAHTIRIDHIAIGREDGIVLTASAGATVMNLDPAGMPKVWDARSGELLIALPGEWLGGPVAASPVKGYYLIASADALRLYGHARRAVVGEELRFEGSVTALGSDRKSGLIAVGTSSGELALLKLASTADGARLQIVSRTTTYGMEPRTDVLAVMLRDEGRSLVTVNWLPKRMRRDKPPIIAGQQAEIVQWNTQTWRRERTYPFTLEAVHWASYTPDEPWLVLAGNESRRGRIELIDLNGGVAWRYKANTTHPVAVLLPEIRTGVILQSGEATQIRYLDQQEANPASTTHR is encoded by the coding sequence ATGGCCGCGCTTCTGCTGGCAGGCGCGATAGCCGCGCTCCTGTCGTGCGGCATGACATATCGGAACACACGCTCCGCCAGCGCCGGCTTCACGCAGAATTTCGTCGATCTGAACCGTCGCATGGACGACAGCGCGACTGCGGTCGCGTACGACGCGCATCTGCACGTCCTGGCCGTGGGGCGCGACAGCGGTCGGCTGGAACTGTGGGACACCCGCAAGACCGATTCGCGCATTGCCCGTCAGGCGCACACGATTCGCATCGACCACATCGCGATTGGCCGTGAGGACGGCATCGTGCTGACCGCGTCGGCCGGAGCGACCGTGATGAACCTGGATCCGGCGGGCATGCCGAAGGTATGGGACGCCCGAAGCGGCGAACTGCTCATCGCATTGCCTGGCGAATGGCTCGGCGGTCCGGTGGCTGCCAGCCCGGTGAAGGGTTACTACCTGATCGCCAGCGCGGACGCGCTGCGCCTGTACGGCCATGCACGGCGCGCAGTCGTTGGCGAGGAACTGCGGTTCGAAGGATCGGTTACCGCGCTGGGTTCGGACAGGAAGTCCGGACTGATCGCCGTGGGGACCAGCAGCGGCGAGCTCGCACTGCTGAAGCTGGCCAGCACGGCAGACGGCGCGAGACTGCAGATCGTCAGCAGAACCACAACGTATGGGATGGAACCTCGCACCGACGTACTGGCGGTCATGCTGCGCGACGAAGGCAGATCGCTGGTAACGGTGAACTGGTTGCCAAAGCGGATGCGCCGGGACAAGCCGCCGATCATCGCGGGACAGCAGGCGGAGATCGTCCAATGGAACACGCAGACATGGCGGCGCGAGCGCACCTATCCCTTCACCCTGGAGGCCGTGCACTGGGCGTCGTATACGCCGGACGAACCCTGGCTGGTGCTGGCCGGCAATGAATCCAGGCGAGGCAGGATCGAGCTCATCGATCTCAACGGCGGTGTGGCCTGGCGCTACAAGGCGAACACCACGCACCCGGTTGCCGTATTGCTGCCGGAAATCCGGACCGGCGTGATCCTGCAGAGCGGCGAAGCCACGCAGATCCGCTATCTGGATCAGCAGGAAGCGAACCCCGCGTCCACGACGCACCGATAG
- a CDS encoding porin: MKRFIPLVALLAVPFSALASEGVSYTYVEAGYAASSIDNGGPDADGWAVNGSYAINDSFHVYGGYSGQKTDDFDSPVGRVDGVDIDQWNVGGGYRYAINPNLDLLARVGYQKADTDDVGIAGANVLGIDRDGWNVETGVRGAMNEYLEGYALAGYEDYDRADGEFYARLGAQVKFNDSWGINGEVKYVDDYVAYFVGPRMSF, translated from the coding sequence ATGAAGCGTTTCATCCCTCTCGTTGCACTGCTCGCCGTGCCCTTCTCCGCGCTGGCATCCGAAGGCGTCAGCTACACGTATGTCGAAGCCGGCTATGCCGCCAGCAGCATCGACAACGGCGGACCGGACGCCGACGGCTGGGCCGTCAACGGCTCCTATGCCATCAACGATTCCTTCCACGTCTACGGTGGTTACAGCGGCCAGAAGACCGACGACTTCGACTCGCCCGTCGGCCGCGTCGATGGCGTCGACATCGACCAGTGGAACGTCGGCGGCGGCTACCGTTACGCGATCAACCCCAACCTCGACCTGCTCGCGCGCGTTGGCTACCAGAAGGCCGACACGGACGACGTCGGCATCGCTGGGGCGAACGTGCTCGGCATCGATCGTGACGGATGGAATGTCGAGACCGGCGTGCGTGGCGCGATGAACGAGTACCTGGAAGGATACGCGCTGGCCGGTTACGAGGATTACGATCGTGCCGACGGCGAGTTCTACGCGCGACTCGGTGCGCAGGTGAAGTTCAACGACTCCTGGGGCATCAACGGCGAAGTGAAGTACGTGGACGACTACGTTGCGTACTTCGTCGGTCCGCGCATGAGCTTCTGA
- a CDS encoding response regulator: protein MNRLLERLERLPLARRLQLGFGGMLLLVALLGAFSLTLNRQQMDRISRLYDMDLVGLQHLESARASLADMSQYLRQAVTVEPGPARSEALRLFVEADAHLRRDVEMARPLAFRDTTRAGLRDFDLAFADYRSQALPVVAQLRQTPSIGADASLRLLTPDLLQSAGNAREALARVVGAKREGADREVMLADARYRYGIRATLALLAAVLLVGMVFGALISRSIRRPAEAFRHSLDTLSKGELDAQIPYTHYPNETGSLARAIESLQAQARQVAAQRWVKTQVAAIAGELQTASDLPELAQRFFALMAPLIGIGRGVLYANDADLRLVRQGGYADHGAAPVIAFGEGLAGQCAVDRKPIQLVPGPSQSPQIVSALESMPPAQLLIFPLVRRKRLLGVIELAVRCELDTRQRELLSEVLPILAMNVEIVERTARTRQLLTESQAQQEQMALQSESLQAQTRELEAQQHTIEAAKAWYRGIIESAPDGMMIVGQDGRILLCNPKLETLFGYGRDELAGIQVEQLVPASASARHAELRQAFFAQGIARRMGGSNADLRGVRKDGSELSVEIGLSFLPELEGRGTCVCASVRDVSERRAMENALQQSEERLRYILDHSPVSAGVATASEIRFVNPKFVETFGLGVGDDPEQLYVNPADRARVRERLANHELLPAMELKLYDHARRERDIVATYLPIDHDGEMGALAWFIDVTDQLAAQASMVHAKELAEQAARAKSDFLANMSHEIRTPMNAIIGMSYLALQLELEPRQRGYVEKIHRSAGNLLRIINDILDFSKIEAGQMTVERVEFNLREVLDHLSSVAGLNAEQKGLELVYRIPADLPTVLVGDAVRLGQILLNLTNNAIKFSTHGAVVVDIEPLRSVGNGEVELHFHVEDQGIGIDAEQMSRLFQSFTQGDASTTRRFGGTGLGLAISRRLAERMGGTIRADSVPGVGSTFHVQVRLGAGHHASAREAHGRLAGLKVTVVAHRGSSLDALVAMAQELGMDVRISEGITKHDAGGVVLLDWAVLGTGGIDALRPLMVAGERARVIVLTSDPEQVREEAARSGIVIDGVLARPVTPWALCDAISAALDGEGAVTRSNRQTRDRSGVVTALVGSRILLVEDNDLNRELAQDLLRRAGVEVVWAGNGSEAVRILEEDPFFDGVLMDCQMPVMDGYEATRRIRAELGLKDIPIIAMTASAMSDDREAALAAGMNDHIPKPIDVDAMLATMSRWMEPCERLTSPAVSTSDETSSATVGKGLIDRDAGLATCGHNPALYRRLLLGFVRDYADFERVFTEACGDADAMLPRRLAHNLRGTAACIGAREVAERARVLEEACERNAASADIAELVTGAVVALQPVLEELRATEMQVAA from the coding sequence ATGAACCGACTGCTCGAACGCCTGGAACGACTTCCGCTGGCCCGGCGCCTGCAGCTCGGTTTCGGCGGCATGCTGTTGCTGGTCGCGCTGCTGGGAGCGTTCAGCCTGACCCTCAACCGGCAGCAGATGGACCGCATCAGCCGGTTGTACGACATGGACCTGGTGGGACTGCAGCACCTGGAATCGGCGCGCGCTTCGCTGGCGGACATGAGTCAGTACCTGCGCCAGGCGGTGACGGTCGAACCCGGTCCCGCACGCAGCGAAGCCCTGCGTCTGTTCGTCGAGGCGGACGCGCACCTGCGCAGGGACGTGGAGATGGCGCGGCCATTGGCCTTCCGCGACACGACCCGGGCGGGTCTTCGCGATTTCGACCTGGCGTTCGCCGACTATCGAAGCCAGGCACTGCCCGTGGTGGCGCAGCTTCGCCAGACGCCTTCGATCGGTGCCGATGCGTCGTTGCGCCTGCTGACGCCGGATCTGCTGCAAAGCGCCGGCAACGCCCGTGAAGCGCTGGCGCGGGTCGTGGGCGCCAAGCGCGAAGGCGCCGACCGGGAAGTCATGCTAGCCGATGCGCGTTACCGCTACGGCATCCGTGCGACGCTGGCGCTGCTTGCGGCCGTGCTGCTGGTCGGCATGGTGTTCGGCGCACTCATCAGCCGCTCGATCCGCCGGCCTGCGGAAGCCTTCCGCCATTCATTGGATACGCTGAGCAAGGGCGAGCTCGATGCGCAGATTCCGTACACCCATTACCCCAACGAAACCGGATCGCTCGCGCGCGCCATCGAGTCGCTCCAGGCGCAGGCGCGTCAGGTCGCAGCGCAGCGCTGGGTGAAGACGCAGGTCGCCGCGATCGCAGGCGAGCTGCAGACGGCGAGCGATCTTCCGGAGCTGGCGCAACGATTCTTCGCGCTCATGGCGCCGCTGATCGGAATCGGGCGGGGCGTCCTGTACGCGAACGACGCAGACCTCCGCCTGGTCCGGCAGGGTGGGTATGCCGATCACGGGGCCGCGCCCGTGATCGCGTTCGGAGAGGGGCTCGCCGGCCAGTGTGCGGTGGATCGAAAGCCCATCCAGCTGGTGCCCGGGCCGTCACAATCGCCGCAGATCGTGTCGGCGCTGGAATCGATGCCGCCCGCGCAACTGCTCATCTTCCCGCTGGTACGGCGCAAACGCCTGCTGGGCGTCATCGAGTTGGCGGTGAGGTGCGAACTCGACACGCGCCAACGGGAGCTGTTGAGCGAGGTACTTCCGATCCTCGCGATGAACGTGGAGATCGTCGAACGCACCGCACGCACGCGCCAGTTGCTGACGGAAAGCCAGGCGCAGCAGGAGCAGATGGCCCTGCAGTCGGAAAGCCTGCAGGCGCAGACGCGCGAACTCGAAGCGCAGCAGCACACCATCGAGGCGGCCAAGGCCTGGTATCGCGGCATCATCGAGTCCGCGCCGGACGGCATGATGATCGTCGGCCAGGACGGGCGCATTCTCCTGTGCAATCCGAAACTCGAAACCCTCTTCGGGTACGGGCGCGACGAGCTTGCGGGTATCCAGGTCGAACAACTGGTTCCAGCGTCCGCTTCAGCGCGCCATGCGGAGCTTCGGCAAGCGTTCTTCGCGCAGGGCATCGCCCGCCGCATGGGTGGCTCGAACGCGGATCTGCGCGGCGTACGCAAGGATGGCAGCGAACTGTCGGTGGAGATCGGCCTGTCCTTCCTGCCTGAGCTCGAAGGGCGGGGCACCTGTGTATGTGCATCGGTGCGCGACGTGAGCGAGCGGCGCGCGATGGAGAACGCGCTGCAACAGAGCGAGGAACGCCTGCGCTACATCCTGGACCACAGCCCCGTGAGTGCGGGCGTGGCAACCGCCAGCGAGATCCGCTTCGTCAATCCCAAGTTCGTCGAAACCTTCGGGCTGGGGGTGGGCGACGACCCGGAACAGCTGTACGTGAACCCCGCCGACCGCGCCCGTGTGCGCGAGCGCCTGGCGAACCACGAACTGCTGCCGGCCATGGAGCTGAAGCTGTACGACCATGCGCGTCGAGAGCGCGACATCGTGGCCACCTACCTGCCGATCGATCATGACGGGGAGATGGGCGCACTGGCCTGGTTCATCGACGTGACCGATCAACTGGCCGCGCAGGCCTCGATGGTGCATGCGAAGGAGCTGGCCGAGCAGGCAGCACGCGCCAAGAGCGATTTCCTGGCCAACATGAGCCATGAGATACGCACGCCGATGAACGCCATCATCGGCATGAGCTACCTCGCATTGCAGCTGGAGCTGGAACCGCGGCAGCGTGGTTACGTCGAGAAGATCCATCGATCCGCCGGGAACCTGCTGCGCATCATCAACGACATCCTCGATTTCTCGAAGATCGAAGCGGGCCAGATGACCGTGGAGCGTGTCGAGTTCAACCTGCGCGAGGTGCTGGACCACCTCAGCAGCGTCGCAGGGCTCAACGCGGAGCAGAAGGGACTGGAACTGGTGTACCGCATTCCAGCGGACCTGCCCACCGTCCTGGTGGGCGACGCCGTGCGCCTGGGCCAGATCCTGTTGAACCTTACCAACAACGCGATCAAGTTCAGCACGCATGGCGCAGTGGTGGTGGACATCGAACCGCTTCGATCGGTCGGCAATGGCGAGGTGGAGTTGCATTTCCACGTCGAGGACCAGGGTATCGGCATCGACGCCGAACAGATGTCGCGGTTGTTCCAATCCTTCACCCAGGGCGATGCCTCCACCACGCGCCGCTTCGGGGGCACGGGCCTGGGGCTTGCGATATCGCGGCGGCTCGCCGAACGCATGGGCGGCACGATCCGCGCCGACAGCGTGCCCGGCGTGGGCTCTACCTTCCATGTGCAGGTTCGTCTCGGAGCCGGACATCACGCGTCGGCGCGCGAGGCGCATGGGCGGCTGGCCGGCTTGAAGGTCACGGTCGTCGCACACCGGGGGTCGTCGCTTGACGCGCTGGTCGCAATGGCGCAGGAACTGGGCATGGACGTTCGCATCAGCGAAGGCATCACGAAGCACGATGCCGGCGGCGTAGTCCTCCTGGACTGGGCGGTGCTGGGCACGGGTGGCATCGACGCGCTGCGACCCCTCATGGTCGCTGGCGAACGCGCGCGGGTGATCGTGCTGACGTCCGACCCGGAACAGGTGCGTGAGGAAGCCGCGCGCTCCGGCATCGTCATCGACGGCGTCCTGGCCAGGCCGGTGACACCGTGGGCGTTGTGCGATGCGATCTCGGCCGCGTTGGACGGAGAGGGCGCGGTCACGCGCAGCAATCGCCAGACGCGCGATCGGAGCGGTGTCGTGACGGCACTGGTCGGTAGTCGGATCCTGCTGGTGGAGGACAACGACCTGAACCGCGAACTCGCGCAGGACCTTCTGCGCCGCGCGGGTGTCGAGGTGGTGTGGGCCGGGAACGGAAGCGAAGCGGTTCGAATCCTCGAGGAGGATCCGTTCTTCGACGGCGTGCTGATGGACTGCCAGATGCCCGTGATGGACGGCTACGAGGCCACACGCAGGATCCGCGCCGAACTGGGGCTCAAGGACATTCCGATCATCGCCATGACGGCCAGCGCGATGTCGGACGACCGCGAAGCGGCCTTGGCCGCCGGCATGAACGACCACATCCCCAAGCCCATCGACGTCGATGCGATGCTCGCGACCATGTCGCGATGGATGGAGCCGTGCGAGCGGCTTACGTCGCCGGCGGTGTCCACATCGGACGAAACCTCTTCCGCGACAGTGGGCAAGGGATTGATTGACCGCGACGCCGGGCTGGCCACCTGCGGTCACAATCCGGCGCTGTATCGACGGCTGCTGCTTGGATTCGTTCGCGACTACGCCGATTTCGAGCGTGTTTTCACCGAAGCCTGCGGTGATGCCGATGCAATGCTGCCACGGCGCCTGGCGCACAACCTGAGAGGCACCGCGGCCTGCATCGGAGCGCGGGAAGTGGCGGAGCGCGCGAGGGTGCTGGAGGAAGCGTGCGAGCGCAACGCGGCGAGCGCGGACATCGCGGAACTCGTCACAGGCGCTGTGGTTGCACTGCAGCCTGTGCTCGAGGAACTGCGCGCCACGGAGATGCAGGTGGCCGCCTGA
- a CDS encoding HD domain-containing phosphohydrolase: MEGIDTRATVLVVDDNPVIRLLLEELLSSSYRVLTAESGSAAFDLLQRDLPDIVLLDIMLPDCTGFDVCKRLKEDEATRELPVIFLTTMDDVREQARGLELGAVDYVTKPVHPLLLTARLSAHLRAKEAADLLRDREAFLEREVSRRTADTRRAQEVTILALTSLGDARDDETGSHSRRTRNFVRVLAERLKDHPRFASQLDPATRELLVQSAPLHDIGKIGIPDSILRKPGRLTAEEYAVMRTHPMMGRDALQRAEDELGIEVPFLRLAKELAYSHHERWNGSGYPEGRRGDDIPVSARLMAIADVYDALSSRRAYKSGMPHRQVVEFITERRSIDFDPDVTDAFLHTQDEFHAIASEFMPGDETPSANAHA; the protein is encoded by the coding sequence ATGGAAGGCATCGACACGAGGGCGACGGTGCTGGTGGTGGATGACAATCCTGTCATCCGCCTGCTCCTGGAAGAGCTCCTTTCCTCGTCGTACCGCGTACTGACGGCGGAATCCGGAAGCGCGGCGTTCGATCTGCTGCAACGCGATCTGCCAGACATCGTGCTGCTCGACATCATGCTGCCGGATTGCACCGGGTTCGACGTCTGCAAGCGCCTGAAGGAGGACGAGGCCACGCGCGAGTTGCCGGTGATCTTCCTCACGACGATGGACGATGTCCGCGAGCAGGCGCGCGGGCTCGAACTAGGTGCCGTGGATTACGTCACCAAGCCCGTCCACCCGTTGCTGCTGACGGCCCGCCTCTCTGCGCACCTGCGCGCCAAGGAAGCGGCCGACCTGCTGCGTGATCGGGAAGCCTTCCTCGAGCGCGAGGTGTCGCGTCGCACGGCCGACACGCGCCGGGCCCAGGAAGTGACGATCCTCGCACTCACGTCGCTGGGCGACGCCCGCGACGACGAGACCGGCAGCCACAGCCGTCGGACGCGGAACTTCGTGCGTGTGCTGGCGGAACGTCTCAAGGATCACCCGCGCTTCGCCAGCCAGCTCGACCCGGCTACGCGGGAACTGCTCGTCCAGTCGGCGCCGCTGCACGACATCGGCAAGATCGGCATTCCCGACAGCATCCTGCGCAAGCCCGGCCGACTCACCGCCGAGGAGTACGCGGTCATGAGGACGCATCCCATGATGGGCCGCGACGCGCTGCAGCGCGCCGAGGACGAACTGGGCATCGAAGTCCCATTCCTCCGGCTCGCCAAGGAGTTGGCCTACAGTCATCACGAACGCTGGAACGGAAGCGGCTATCCGGAAGGCAGGCGCGGAGATGACATTCCGGTATCGGCGCGGTTGATGGCGATCGCCGATGTCTACGATGCGCTCAGCAGCCGGCGAGCGTACAAGTCCGGCATGCCGCACCGGCAGGTGGTCGAGTTCATTACCGAGCGTCGTTCGATCGATTTCGATCCCGATGTCACCGATGCCTTCCTGCACACGCAGGACGAGTTCCACGCCATCGCCAGCGAGTTCATGCCCGGCGATGAAACCCCGTCGGCCAACGCGCACGCGTAG